The Sporosarcina sp. 6E9 genome segment TCTATTCGATTCCAGCAATTGACTTTTTAAGAACATCAATGAAGCTGTCGCAACAAGAGGATATTGCGGCTTATAAAGACGCTGTTGTCGTAGTTGTGACAGAGGATGGTAAAGGTACGGGTTTTAGTATCTCCAGCGATGGAACAATACTGACAAATCATCACGTCATTGAAGGAAATACCGCAATCACCGTTGTGTTTCCCGATGAAGGTCGTTTTACAGCTACTGTTGTAAATACATACCCGTCAGTCGACCTTGCTGTGTTGGATGTCGATGCCGAAAACCTACCGTTTTTAGAACTTGCAGATCAAACAATATTTACCAGCCATGAACCAATTTACTTCATTGGTAATCCACTGAGTTTTAAAGGAATCGCAAATGAAGGAACAATTATTGATTATACACAATTAACTGATTGGGACGTTCCAGTCATTATGATGGAAGCACCTGTTTATCGAGGAAATAGTGGCAGTCCTGTAATCAATCGAAGCGGTGAAGTAATTGGTGTTGTATTTGCGACTATGAAAGACGAAGTCCACGGTAAAGTTGGTTTGTTTGTGCCGATCGATGAGTATTATCATGCGATTGAGTGACAGCAGCCTCATTGCTGCTTGCGCCCGGACACTGTTTCGGGCGCATGAACTTTAAGATTCCCCCGCATACCATTTGGGAATCAGTAAATCGAAATCATCAAATTGACTTAAAGTAAAATCAGTATATATTTTAAAGCGCTCTTGCTGATCCAACGCTATTTCGTTAGCCCAAACTTCTGCAGACATAATGTGAATCGCCGCGTACAATCTGTGCAATTTCCAAAACGATGTCGGAATGGCATTGTTATCATGATAGCCGTCCAATACCCCGCGTGAATAAGCTTTACTTATTGGCACATTAAAATACTCCATTTTGTAGAACTCATTAATGGGGTCCGCATATGTTATTTTTTGCATATCAATCAAACCAGTAAATTGTTCTTCATGAATCAATATATTCCCCGGATGAAAATCATAATGCTGAACACAACTTGGGCGTCCGTAAATTAAATGCAGATGATTCATGACAAAACGAGCAACCTTTTCGTACCGTTTATTCTCAACAGCAATTTTGGAAAATCGTGGCAACAGTCTTTCAACTTTAGTAATCCACCGGTGGTC includes the following:
- a CDS encoding serine protease, with protein sequence MDSKNDYEDKKIEVESSQEVDGEISDEELQVLVLEAQREALYKASLEQPNSKPRHSFPKWIFWLMSIMMLVSTFSVVFEIYSIPAIDFLRTSMKLSQQEDIAAYKDAVVVVVTEDGKGTGFSISSDGTILTNHHVIEGNTAITVVFPDEGRFTATVVNTYPSVDLAVLDVDAENLPFLELADQTIFTSHEPIYFIGNPLSFKGIANEGTIIDYTQLTDWDVPVIMMEAPVYRGNSGSPVINRSGEVIGVVFATMKDEVHGKVGLFVPIDEYYHAIE
- a CDS encoding aminoglycoside phosphotransferase family protein translates to MDIRSIPFLKNNSSFEFIEEGFSADEKWCVDHTYLVRISPNGDRQRLDLQANLVKAANKNDSHIPFVHEVGVHDGSPYMILDYIKGENGRVMLPKLSQEAQYRNGQQVGQTLYKMHQIPAPINYPAWDHRWITKVERLLPRFSKIAVENKRYEKVARFVMNHLHLIYGRPSCVQHYDFHPGNILIHEEQFTGLIDMQKITYADPINEFYKMEYFNVPISKAYSRGVLDGYHDNNAIPTSFWKLHRLYAAIHIMSAEVWANEIALDQQERFKIYTDFTLSQFDDFDLLIPKWYAGES